The nucleotide window TTGGTTGAACCGGGTCGTTGCTGTTCGAAAGGAACAACCATGACAGCTCGTGAGCAAGGGACGCTGGCGTCTGCCGTCGGTGCGTTACTCGTCGTGGCTGGCGCGGCGTTGGTGTGGTACGGCCTCAGCCGCCGTCGTGACGCGGCAGGGGTAGGACGGCGAGCGGCTCACTTGGCGCGCTACGGAGCCGGTGTGAGCACTGGCATTTACGACCACGTTGCGCAGGCCGCCAAAGAGGAACGGCACCCGGCCGGGACGCTCATTGAAGACGTTGTGGAGGAAGCATCAGATGATTCTTTTCCCTGCAGCGACCCGCCCTCTTGGACGGCCCGCTGACAAGGTTCGACCGCGAGCCGGCTTCGCTGCCGATGTGGACCGTAGCTCTTTGCACGCCCTAAACCCCTCTGTGGGAAAATTGAAACGTGCACCGCATTATGTGTGCAGTTACCGGCCCGGGCGGCCTGGGTGCTGGGTCTGGCACCATGCTTGCGGCTCGAGTCCCGTCCCACCTTACACCGCAGGTCCGCGTAATGGCCACGCACTCAGAAATGCAATCCGGGGCAAACGTGTTCCGCGTGCCGCTGTCGATCGTGAATGCATACTTGATCGGCCCTCCGCTCGCTACCGACCGCGGGTGGGTGCTGGTCGACGCCGGCCTCTCGATCTCACGGGCGGCAATCGTCGCGGCGGCGGCGGCGGCCTTCGGCCCGCGCTCTCGGCCGGCGGCAATCGTGCTCACTCATGGACACTTCGACCATGTCGGCTCGGTCAAAGCCCTCGCAGAGCTCTGGGACGCGCCAGTGTACGCACACCCGCTGGAGCTGCCGTACCTCACCGGCCGGTCCGATTACCCGCCCCCGGACCCCGCTGTGGGCGGTGGTGCGATGGCGTTCGTGTCACCACTGTATTCGCGACGCGGGATCGATCTGAGTTCGCGGGTCCGCCCCCTACCTGACAACGGGGCGGTGCCGCACCTGCCCGACTGGCAGTGGGTCCATACCCCGGGACACACGCCGGGGCACGTGTCGCTGTTCCGAGCCGAAGATCGGACGCTGGTTGCCGGCGACGCGTTCGTCACCACCAAACAGGAGTCACTTCTCGCCGCCCTACTCAAGCCAGAAGCCGTGCACGGTCCGCCCGCGTACTTCACCACCGACTGGGAAACCGCTAAGGCGTCGGTGCGGGCCCTCGCCTCGCTGCAGCCAGAAGTTGCTGCGACCGGGCACGGCGTACCGATGCGGGGGCGCGAGCTGCGTGAGCAGTTGGACCGACTCGCACGCGACTTCGACCGGCTCGCGGTGCCCGTCGATGGGCGGTACGTGCGGCGCGCGGCAGTCGCAGACATCCGGGGCGTGCGTTACGTGCCGCCCCCGGTATTCCCGCCGGCCGCGGTTCTGCTTGCGGTCGGTGCTGGTGCGGTGGTCGGAGCACTAACATCAGGCAGGGACTGATCACCTTACTCGGTTAGCAGGTTCGTCAGAAACCGACACCATCGTGCGTCTCGCTCACATCGCCCAACCACAGATATCGACCCGCATACTTCCTATGGGCCGGTGTAGATTCTGCGCGCGACGAACATCCGCACAGGCATCAGCCGCCGCACCAGAACGACCACGGCACGAAGTGCGCGGCTCCCACGAATAACGCACTCCGTTACCCGGGCCGAGCCGGCGACGGCAATGGCAATGGCCCCCATCCGACGCCACCCCGGCAGAGACTTTTTTGAGGGACACGCGCACCTGCGCCTCCTTCCGCCACACGCCCACGTCTTGATGCGCCCGGCCGCCTCGGCAACGGTGTGCGGCGGGCGCTCGCGGAACTCGGCCTCCAAGGCCACCCAATGCGCCTCCGGCGCGCCGACGGGCTTGGCCCAATGGAACACCTTCAGACCGGCAAGCCCGTGCCGGCGGAAGATGGCGACGAATCGGGCAACCGTGGCCTTCGTGGCGCCCGCCAGTTGACCGCTACGGGCCTAGGTCTCGCCTTGGCTGATGAGCCACAGTACCTCCATCCGCTGCTGCACGCGTGGATCGGGATGCGCGTAACGCTCCGCGCCGAGAGCTTCGAGAGGGGCGGGCGTGAACGTTAGGGTGGCGGGGCGGGACATCGGCAAATCCTCACAGGTTTCCATTCCACCACAGCGGCTTCGGAACGGGCACGGAATAACTTCCCGACTTCATGGTGGGTCTGGAAGTGCGGTGTAGTTCCACTTGGGTAGGACCGGATCGAAGACGATCTTCATCGCCTTCTTGAACCCGGTCACGCACTTCCGGCCGGTCGCGTACGCCTTGTTCAACCGCCCGACGAAGATCCGCAACCCGGTCGTCGTCTCGGACTTCGCCATGTAATGGCGAACCGCCTCCACGGTGTGGAACACCACCCGCGACAGGCCCGGCTCACGTGCGGGAACAGCCGGTGTTCGATCGGGTTGTACTTCGAGCAGTACGGCGGGTCGTGGGCCACCCGAATCTCCAGCCCGGTCGCTTCGCCTACTCCTGAAGGTCTTCCTGGAGCAGGTACTGGGGCGCATTATTGCTGCCCCGGCCGTTGCACAACACCAACGCCTTCTTCGCCTCCGGATACCGAGTGCGGCCGTGCTGCTCCCACCACGCCGCGAGGCCGCCGCACGCCAACGCGCTGGTGTCATGGCTCGTGTTCACATGCACGAACCCCTCGTTGCGCCCCCACGTCGTACAGGCGTGCGGGACACCTTGCCCCCGCCCTGACTCGGGAACTCGTGGTCGTTGGTGGTGATCGTCTTCCGCGTGCCGCTCACACCATCGCGGTAGAAGCCCCCCAGCAACTCCTTTTTCTTTGTGTCGATGCTCAACACCGGCAGGCCCGCCGCAAGGTACGGGCCCTTCAACCGGGCGATGGTCTCGAACGGGGCGTTGCGGTCCAGGTGCCGGCCCATCGTCTTCCTCTTCAACGCCTTGCGTTGGCGGTACCCGTGCCGGCGCAACAACGGGCCGACGGTCCGGCGGCTGACCGACGCCCCCAGCGCCTTCATCCGCCGCGCGATCTGTCTGCGGGACAGGCTGGTCCACCTCACGTCCGAGTTCATGGGGCCATCGACCGTGTGGCCCCAGAGTACCTCCGCGAACGGTCCCGACACGCCCGGCTTGGGGTCGATCAACTGCTTGCGTCCGCCCCCTTTTCCGCACCCGCGGGGTGTCGAGTTCGTCTTCGGCTTCCAGTTCACCAATCCCCTGGCGAATCGTCTTGAGATCGCAGCCCAGCAACGTGGCGATGTACTCGGTTCCGCCGTGCCCGAGTTTGGTGGCCTCGATCGCCGCGTATCGGCGTCGGTCGTTCTCGCGGAGAGAGAGCGGTACAACCGCTTCATCATTCGCTTCACGGCGGCTGGGTACGGACTCGTGGCGCACTCCGCTCGGTCCCGGAACTGGAGGGAGCGTAACCGAAGACTACAATTCCGGGAAGTTACTCCGTGCCCGTTTCTAATCGCGGCCCGCCGGAGTCAACGATGCGCGGCGGTCAGCAGGTAGCCGACCAGTTCATCCAGTTGCGCGGCGCCACACCCTGCCCGGCACGCGTCCTCGACGGAACCGGCCGCGGCGGAGATGTGCGGCAAACCGTACATGCCGGCCGACCCACGTAATTGGTGGGCAAGTTCGGATACTCGAAGCATGTTCCCCTCGCGGAGCGCCTCGCCGATCGCGCGTACCTTCTCAGGCAGCGCCCGGCAGTAATCAGCGGTCAACTGGGCCAGACCCGACGGAACGGCCTCCCCATAACCCACAGAAGGCGGCACATCGAACCAAGTCGGGGAGCAACTCATCCCCCAACGATCCGGCGAGAGGTAAGTTCTTACGACCTGGAGCAGCTTGTCCGGATTTACTGGCTTGCTCAGATATGTGTCGCAACCGGCCGACAGGCATTTCTCTTCATCACACGACTGCGCGTGTGCGGCGAGTGCCACGACCGCCCCTGAGTACCCGCGCCGGCGCAATGCGCGAGCCGCCGCGTACCCGCCCGGCTCGCGCATCTGCATATCCATCAGGATCACGTCGAACGCACCACCGGACGCCAGTTCCAGTGCAGTGCGGCCGTTCTCAACCGCTTCCACTTCCAACCCAGCACGCTCTAAAATGTGCCGCAGCACTGATTGCGTCTCCGTCGCGTCCGCGGCCAGTAGTACCCGTCCGGCAAGCCGCTCCGCCGGATCCTGCGGGATCGAACCGGGGCGCGACTGTTCCGCAAGGCCGGCTGGGTCTGGGGACTCGCTCATCTCGACCTCGCGCAGGGACATCGTGGGATCACCGCCGGGTCGGTGCGCCCCTGAGGCCGCTCACAAGTTGCTCCGGTGAGCCGCCCCACGTGCGTACCCAGCGATCGCTGTGAATCTGGCTTTGAGCCACCAATCGCCGCCCGCGCCTGCGGCGCAATTCCCGCGGTGTCGCAAGCCGTGTCCGCCGACCCGCGTGGGGCGCTCCGGACCGGAAGTGACAGGCGCACTCACAAGCGCTCTGCGCCAGCCAGAAAGATGCGGTCGAACTGGTCGGCGATCGAACCGAACGCGTACACCAGCACAGGGTCGAACTGCCCCGGGGACTCGGCTACGATGACCCGCACCGCGCGGGGGTGGCTCAGCGCCGGCCGGTACGGCCGGCGGCACCGCAACGCGTCATACACGGACACCAACGCCACGAGCCGCGCGGCCAGTGGGATCTGTTCGCCGCGCAGCCCGTCCGGATATCCGGTACCGTCCCAGCGCTCGTGGTGCCCCTTCGCAATGTCGGCCGCCACCGCCACCCCCACGGCTTCCGGGTGCGCCGCGGCCAACCGGGCAAGCAGGTGACCGCCGACGGTCGGGTGCGCTTGCACCGCCAGCCGCTCGGTCTCGTCCAGCCGCCCCCGTTTGGACAGCGTGTCCGGCGGGACCGACAGCATGCCAACGTCGTGGGCCGGTGCGGCCTTGGCCAGCAGGTCCACGAACACCGGGTGCGACAGCCGCACGTACGCGCCCGTGTGCGGAACTGCCGCGGCAAGGGCACGGACGTACTGAGGGATCCGAGCGTGGTACCCGCGGTCCACCGCGCCGACCTCTTCGGCCAACCGGCACGCCCCTTGCGCCAACAGGGCGACGGCCGTGGACGCCGTCGCATCGGGCGCCACATCGGCGGGGGGCCGGCTCCCGGTGCCGCTGCCGTGGTGCCGCCCGAGTTCGCCGCGGCGGGCCAGCAGCCCCCGCACGCGAGAGAGGAACTCGGGCGGGGTGAACGGTTTGCGGATGAAGTCGTCCGCGCCGCCCAGAAGCAACCCGCCGAGCGACTCGGTGGGCACCCGGCCCGACATGTACAGGATCATCGGGACCGGCGGGGCCGCGACCTGCTGCACCCGGGCAATGAACTTGGAGCCGTCCAGCCGCGGCATCTCTTGATCGACCACCAGGAGATCGAACCGCCCACCTTCGACCCGCCCCAGCCCGTCCCGCCCGTCGGCCGCCTCCACGCACTCGTACCCGTCGCCCAGCAGCGCGCGCACGTACGCGCGCACGTCGGGGTCGTCGTCGATCACCAGCACCCGGGGGCGCGGCGGGCCGGCCGCGCCGGCCCGCGCCGGCGGCCGGTAACTGACGAACGGCAGCAGCGCCGCCGCCGCCGCCGCCGCCGAAGGGAACCGCCGCCCGGGGTCCGGGTCCATGAGCTTGGCCACCAGCGCGTCCAACTCGGCCGGCAGTTCGGGGCGGTGCTCGCGCACCCGCGGCACGGTCCCGTGCAGCCGCCGCGCCACCATCGCCATGAGGTCCCCGCCGGCGGGAAACGGGTCGCGCCCGGTGAGGGCCAGGAACAGCGAGGCGCCCAGCCCGAACACGTCGGCCCGGCCGTCGACCCGACTCGGGTGTTCGACCTGTTCCGGGGCCATGTACCCGACCGACCCGATCAGCACCCCCGGCTCGGTCAGCTCCTGGGCCGAGTGCCGCGCGAGCCCGAAGTCGAGCACCTTGGCCTTCCAGTCCGGGGTGACCAGGATGTTGGGCGGTTTGATGTCCCGGTGCACCAGCCCGTGCCGGTGCGCCTCGGCCAGCGCCTCGGCGACCTGGCGGAGCAGGTCCGCCGCCCGGTGCACCGGGAGCGGGCCGCCGCCGGCCACGGTGGCCTGCAGGTCGGCCCCCGGCACTAGGTCCATCACGTAGTACTCGCGGGCGGGGCCGCCCGGGCGCAGCGGCCCCTCGCGCCCGGCGTCCAGGCAGCTCACGATGTTCGGGTGCTGCAGCCGGGCCACGGCCCGGGCCTCCAGGAAGAAGCGGCTGCTGAGCCGGGCGTCACCCGCGTGCCGCTCGGTCAACACTTTGAGCGCCACCGGGCGCCGCAGGTGCCGGTGCTCGGCCCGGTACACCAGCCCCATGCCCCCGCGCCCCAGAGGCTCTAACAGGCGGTAGTGCCCCAGCAGCAGCGAGGCGCTGTCGCCGGCGCGCACCGCGTCCGCCTGGAACCGGGTCAGCAGGTGCCGCCCCATCAGCGCCGTCAGTGCGGCGTTCGTGTCCGCTTGGGCGGCGAGTTCGGCCCGCACCTCGGCGGGCAACTCGTCCCACTCCTCGCGGAGCAGAACGCCGCTGCTCAACAAATCCAGCACCGGCGTGGGCTGGGGTCCCCCCGGCGGCGCCCGGCGCGCGTCCGCCGGGCCGGACCGGGTCCCGTTGCGCAACTGGTTCACCCCACGGACCTCCGCGCCCCGCCGCTTCGTGCGCCGGGGCTGTGCTATAGAGAAATCGGGACGCACGCTGAACTCTAGTGCGCGTCCGAACCGGCTCCGACCGCGCCAGCCGGAACACAGCATTTCGCGCGGCGGCCGGAATCATCAGCCGGGGCGCGAAATACGGTGAGCCCGCAAATTCGGCCCGAACCGCTCGATAAGCGGAGTGAGCGTCTGGAACCCTCCGGACGCATTGCCGAGCGGAGAGCGACGAATGGCCGGTGCATCCCCGGTTCGCGTGACCGACGACGAGCGCCCGGGGTGGGCCCGGCTGGTGCTCGCCGGCCGGGTGACCGTCACCGACGCACACCCGCTGCACGCCGCGGCCCGCGAAATACTCGCCCGCGGCGCCAACGTGGCGGTGCGGTGCGAGGGGGTCGAGCACCTCGACACGGCCGCGATCCAAGTGCTACTGTCCCTGAGCCGCGAGGTCCGTCGGGCGGGCCGGCAGTTGGTCGTCGGCGGCGTCCCCGGCCCCATCGCGGAGTACTTACGGCTGGCCGGACTGGCCGGACAGCCCGCCGCCTGACCGGCCCTTTCCCGAGAATCCGGGACCGAGGAACGATGAACAAGACCATCCTGATCGTGGACGACTCCCCCACCATGCGGCAGATGGTGGGCGACACGCTTCGCGGCGCCGGGTACGCGGTGCTCGAAGGGGTCAACGGGTCCGACGCGCTCGCGAAGGTCGCGGGGCGCACGGTGCACCTGGTCATCACCGACTTCAACATGCCGGTGATGGGCGGGCTGGTGCTGATCGAGCGGCTCCGCGCCAAACCCGAGTTCCGGTTCACCCCGATCCTGGTGCTGACCACCGAGTCCGAAACGTCGCGCAAGGAACAGGGGAAGGCCGCGGGCGCGACCGGCTGGGTGACCAAGCCGTTCGACCCGGCGCGGCTGGTCCAGGTGGTTAAGCGGTTAATGCCCTGACACGAACGGCGGACGCCATGCAACTCGATCCCGAGCGCTACCTGCGCACCTTTTTCGACGAGGCCGTCGAGCACATCAGCGCCCTTGAGGGGGCGCTGCTGCGGCTCGAATCCGGGCCGCACGACCCCGCGGCGGTGGACGCCGCGTTCCGGGCCGCCCACTCGGTCAAGGGCGGCGCGGACGCGGTCGGGCTCCCGCACATCGCCAAGTTCACTCACGGGCTCGAGGGGTTCCTGGAGCGGTTCCGGGGCGGGGGCAAGATCCCCCGCCGGGTGCTGGACCTGTTGCTCGAGGCGACCGACACGCTCGGCCGGCTGGTGTCGGCCGCCCGCGCCGCCGAGGCGCCCCCCCCGGGCGTCGACGAGCTGCTCGCGCGGCTCACCACCGACGCCGGCGGGTCGATGGTCTCCAAGTCGTGGTGGGCCGCCCCGCAGGCGCTGGGCGCGCTCCAGTCGCAGGCCGGCGCCCCCAAACCGGCTCCGACCTCTGGGTCGCAGGCCGGGAGCCCCAAACCGGCCGCTCCGGCGCCGGCCGCTCCGCCGCCGGCCGCGGCCCCCGAACCGACCACCTACACGGTGACCGTCGTCCCGCACCCCGAGGCGCTGCGGTCCGGCCTGGACCCCCTCGGGCTGCTGCGCGAGGTCGGCGCCCTGGGGACCGTCGAGCGGGTCGAGGTGCACACGAAGGGGCTGCCCGCGCTCGCCGACCTGGACCCCGAGCGGTGCTACCTCTCGTGGACCCTCCGGCTCAGCACCGCGCAGCCCGCGGACGCGATCCGCGACGTGTTCGCGTTCGCTCCGGCCCTGGTAAAGGCGACCGTGCAGGTCGGTGCCACCGACCCGTCGCCAGCCGACTCGGCCGCGCCGCCCCAGGCGCCGCCCGCTCCGCCGCCGCCGAAGGCCCCGCCCGCGGCCCCCAAGACCCCGGCCGCCACCTGGGTCGCATCGTTCGAGCGCAAGCTGCCGATTCCGGACCCGATCCGGTTCGCCACCTTCCTCGTGGACCGGGGGACCGTTACCGCACCGCAAGCGCTCACCGCGCTCGCCCGACAGCACGAGGCGCGCCCGACCCTCGGGCGCGTCGCGGTCGAGGCCGGGCTGGTGACCGTCGAGAACCTCACGGGGCTGCTCGCCCACATGGGGCCGGACGAAGGGTTCGGGAGCGCCGCGGTGCGGCTCGGGTACCTGTCCGAGAACGACCTGGGGCGGCTCGTGCTCGCGCAAGAGCGGCAGGCCCCGCCGATCGGGGAGTGCCTGGTCGAAACCGGGGCCCTGACCCCCGACCAGTTGAGCACCGAGACGCTCCAGTTCTGCGCCAAGGCGGCGACCGCGCCGCACCCCGCCTCCAGCTATTGCGACCTCCCCCCGCCGCCTGTGGAGATGCCCCGCGCCCCCGGGCAGTCGCTGCTGCTCGAGAACGGCCCGATGATCGGTGACTTCTGCCAGGAGGCGTCCGAGCACCTGGAAACGGCCGACAGGAACCTGCTGGTCATCGACGGCGACCCCACCAACGCGAACGCCCTGAACGCGGTGTACCGCGGGTTCCACACCATCAAGGGCGTGTCCAGCATGCTCGGGCTGGCCGCGGTGCAGATGGTGGCCCACGAGGCCGAGAACCTGCTCAACCTGGCCCGCGACGGCAAAGTGCGGCTCCAGGGCAAGCCGATGGACCTGGTGTTCGCCAGCACCGACGCGCTGAAGCGCCAGGTGCAGTTCATCCGCGCCTGGAGCACCGAAGGCGGGCGGCTCGCAGAGGACCCGGCCCTCCCGGCGCTGGTCGCGGAGCTGCGCGTCGCGGCCAGTGGCGCGACCGAAGCCCCGCCCCGGGCCGCACCCAAGTCCGTCGCCCCGCCGGCCCCCGTTGCTGCGGCCGCGCCGGCACCGGCGGCCGAGCACGTCCCGGCCCCGGCCCCCAAGGCGGAGAAGGCCGAGCACGCCCCGGCCCCGGCACCGGCACCGAAGGCGGAAAAGGCCGAACCTGCCGCCGAGGGCGCCGGCCTGCGTCGCATCCCCGAGAAGGAAACGGTGCGGGTCGACAAGGACCGGCTCGACAAGCTCATCAACACCATCGGCGAGCTGGTCATCGCGCAGTCCATGGCCCAGCAGGAGTTCGACGAGATGTCCAACGGCTCGGGCGTGGGCTCGCTGGCCCTGCCCGAACTGGCGAAGATCTCGCGGGACCTGCAGGAGCTGAGCCTGTCCCTGCGAATGGTGCCGCTCCAGGGCACGTTCCAAAAGATGGCCCGGCTGGTGCGGGACCTGTCCCGCAAGATGAACAAGCCGGTGGAGCTGGAACTCCACGGGGAGGAAACCGAACTCGACAAGACGGTGGTGGACCAGCTCGGCGACCCGCTCATGCACATGGTCCGCAACGCCGTCGACCACGGGCTCGAAGACCCCGACGAGCGGACCACGGTGGGCAAGACGCGGGAGGGGCACGTCGAGCTCCGCGCGTACCACCAGGGCGGCAGCGTGTTCATCGAGCTGACCGACGACGGCAAGGGGCTGGACCGTGAGCGGATCCTGAAGAAAGCGGTCGAGAAGGCGATTATTGCCGAAGGCCAGCGGCTCACGGACCCCGAGATCTACGCGCTCATCTTCGAGCCCGGGTTCTCGACCGCCAAGGCCGTCACCGACGTGTCCGGCCGCGGGGTCGGGATGGACGTGGTGCGGCGGAACGTGGAGGCGCTGCAGGGCAACATCCTGATCCGCACCCAGGCCGGCAAGGGCACCACGTTCACCATCCGGCTGCCGCTCACGCTGGCCATCATGGACGGGCTGATGGTCGCGCTCGGGGACGACGTGTACGTGCTGCCGCTGCTGTCGGTGGTCGAGTCGTTCCGCCCGCACCCCGCGGACCTGCGCCGGGTCGCGGGCCACGGCGAGGCGGTGACGGTCCGCGGCGAGGTGGTGCCGCTCCTGCGGCTGCACCAGCTGTTCGGCCGCTCCGCGCGGGTCGAGGACCCGGGCCGGGGGCTGGTGGTGCTGGTCGAGGACCAGGGCAAAAAGCACGCGATCCTGGTGGACGAGCTGCTGGGCCAGATGCAGGCGGTGGTGAAGAGCCTGGACGCCAACTACCGCCGGGTGGAAGGGCTCGCCGGGGCCACGATCCTCGGCGACGGCCGGGTGGCGATGATCCTCGACATCCACGGGCTGGCCCAGTTGCACGCCCAGGGCGGCGGGGCCCTGGAACCGATGTTGGCCCCGGCCGCGGTGTGACCGGCGGCGCACACGCACCCGCGACGGGGTCACGTTCGGACCGGGCCGCGACCGTAAGGACCGGCCCGCCCGGGACGAGACGCCATCACCGGGTCCGAGGGTCAGTACCGCACCGCGAACCCGACACCGGCGAAGAGGTCGCCCGCCCGGCGGTTCAGGCCGAACCCGAACCGGGCGTCGACCTG belongs to Gemmata obscuriglobus and includes:
- a CDS encoding STAS domain-containing protein; amino-acid sequence: MAGASPVRVTDDERPGWARLVLAGRVTVTDAHPLHAAAREILARGANVAVRCEGVEHLDTAAIQVLLSLSREVRRAGRQLVVGGVPGPIAEYLRLAGLAGQPAA
- a CDS encoding response regulator; the protein is MNKTILIVDDSPTMRQMVGDTLRGAGYAVLEGVNGSDALAKVAGRTVHLVITDFNMPVMGGLVLIERLRAKPEFRFTPILVLTTESETSRKEQGKAAGATGWVTKPFDPARLVQVVKRLMP
- a CDS encoding MBL fold metallo-hydrolase gives rise to the protein MATHSEMQSGANVFRVPLSIVNAYLIGPPLATDRGWVLVDAGLSISRAAIVAAAAAAFGPRSRPAAIVLTHGHFDHVGSVKALAELWDAPVYAHPLELPYLTGRSDYPPPDPAVGGGAMAFVSPLYSRRGIDLSSRVRPLPDNGAVPHLPDWQWVHTPGHTPGHVSLFRAEDRTLVAGDAFVTTKQESLLAALLKPEAVHGPPAYFTTDWETAKASVRALASLQPEVAATGHGVPMRGRELREQLDRLARDFDRLAVPVDGRYVRRAAVADIRGVRYVPPPVFPPAAVLLAVGAGAVVGALTSGRD
- a CDS encoding response regulator, encoding MSLREVEMSESPDPAGLAEQSRPGSIPQDPAERLAGRVLLAADATETQSVLRHILERAGLEVEAVENGRTALELASGGAFDVILMDMQMREPGGYAAARALRRRGYSGAVVALAAHAQSCDEEKCLSAGCDTYLSKPVNPDKLLQVVRTYLSPDRWGMSCSPTWFDVPPSVGYGEAVPSGLAQLTADYCRALPEKVRAIGEALREGNMLRVSELAHQLRGSAGMYGLPHISAAAGSVEDACRAGCGAAQLDELVGYLLTAAHR
- a CDS encoding protein kinase domain-containing protein; this encodes MNQLRNGTRSGPADARRAPPGGPQPTPVLDLLSSGVLLREEWDELPAEVRAELAAQADTNAALTALMGRHLLTRFQADAVRAGDSASLLLGHYRLLEPLGRGGMGLVYRAEHRHLRRPVALKVLTERHAGDARLSSRFFLEARAVARLQHPNIVSCLDAGREGPLRPGGPAREYYVMDLVPGADLQATVAGGGPLPVHRAADLLRQVAEALAEAHRHGLVHRDIKPPNILVTPDWKAKVLDFGLARHSAQELTEPGVLIGSVGYMAPEQVEHPSRVDGRADVFGLGASLFLALTGRDPFPAGGDLMAMVARRLHGTVPRVREHRPELPAELDALVAKLMDPDPGRRFPSAAAAAAALLPFVSYRPPARAGAAGPPRPRVLVIDDDPDVRAYVRALLGDGYECVEAADGRDGLGRVEGGRFDLLVVDQEMPRLDGSKFIARVQQVAAPPVPMILYMSGRVPTESLGGLLLGGADDFIRKPFTPPEFLSRVRGLLARRGELGRHHGSGTGSRPPADVAPDATASTAVALLAQGACRLAEEVGAVDRGYHARIPQYVRALAAAVPHTGAYVRLSHPVFVDLLAKAAPAHDVGMLSVPPDTLSKRGRLDETERLAVQAHPTVGGHLLARLAAAHPEAVGVAVAADIAKGHHERWDGTGYPDGLRGEQIPLAARLVALVSVYDALRCRRPYRPALSHPRAVRVIVAESPGQFDPVLVYAFGSIADQFDRIFLAGAERL
- a CDS encoding chemotaxis protein CheA, whose translation is MQLDPERYLRTFFDEAVEHISALEGALLRLESGPHDPAAVDAAFRAAHSVKGGADAVGLPHIAKFTHGLEGFLERFRGGGKIPRRVLDLLLEATDTLGRLVSAARAAEAPPPGVDELLARLTTDAGGSMVSKSWWAAPQALGALQSQAGAPKPAPTSGSQAGSPKPAAPAPAAPPPAAAPEPTTYTVTVVPHPEALRSGLDPLGLLREVGALGTVERVEVHTKGLPALADLDPERCYLSWTLRLSTAQPADAIRDVFAFAPALVKATVQVGATDPSPADSAAPPQAPPAPPPPKAPPAAPKTPAATWVASFERKLPIPDPIRFATFLVDRGTVTAPQALTALARQHEARPTLGRVAVEAGLVTVENLTGLLAHMGPDEGFGSAAVRLGYLSENDLGRLVLAQERQAPPIGECLVETGALTPDQLSTETLQFCAKAATAPHPASSYCDLPPPPVEMPRAPGQSLLLENGPMIGDFCQEASEHLETADRNLLVIDGDPTNANALNAVYRGFHTIKGVSSMLGLAAVQMVAHEAENLLNLARDGKVRLQGKPMDLVFASTDALKRQVQFIRAWSTEGGRLAEDPALPALVAELRVAASGATEAPPRAAPKSVAPPAPVAAAAPAPAAEHVPAPAPKAEKAEHAPAPAPAPKAEKAEPAAEGAGLRRIPEKETVRVDKDRLDKLINTIGELVIAQSMAQQEFDEMSNGSGVGSLALPELAKISRDLQELSLSLRMVPLQGTFQKMARLVRDLSRKMNKPVELELHGEETELDKTVVDQLGDPLMHMVRNAVDHGLEDPDERTTVGKTREGHVELRAYHQGGSVFIELTDDGKGLDRERILKKAVEKAIIAEGQRLTDPEIYALIFEPGFSTAKAVTDVSGRGVGMDVVRRNVEALQGNILIRTQAGKGTTFTIRLPLTLAIMDGLMVALGDDVYVLPLLSVVESFRPHPADLRRVAGHGEAVTVRGEVVPLLRLHQLFGRSARVEDPGRGLVVLVEDQGKKHAILVDELLGQMQAVVKSLDANYRRVEGLAGATILGDGRVAMILDIHGLAQLHAQGGGALEPMLAPAAV